TGGCTGTTTTACTTAAATTTCTCAACTTGAAACTATAAAAGAGTGATTTTACGAATCTCACTGGAATCAGTTAATACTAGCATACATTGGAGGTAATGCCCTTAATCACACCAGTCTGGCATTAGTCATATATATGGTTTTAGTTACTATTTGTAAAAATACACACAGTATAGTACAAAATGACATAAGAATCAGGCATATGATAACACCATATGCAAAAGACTCAAATCTTGGTGATTATGATAGTATGGTCCTCAAGTTTTCTCCAATTGCGCAACAAAAGTTCAATAAGGTCACTGACACCGTCATCTTCATATGTCATCTTCATTATCTTCGAGATCTCAGACTTGGAAGTTATCAGACTTCTGCGCTTGGAATGAATCTGGTTCCTGTTTGCCCTGGGTGTTCTTTTCCTCTTTCTCGAATGACCTGAAATCTATTGGGGCATCACACAGGATCACTCTAGGATGATAAATCAAGAAAGCAGAGTAACAAAACAAACTGAAAGAAAGTATAAGTAGTACCTCGCAGTTCTGCAATATAACTTTCTTGAGGTTAGGAGTGTTCTGCAGAAAACTCagcaatatatgtaaattttgacCCAGATCACATTCATATATGTTCAATGTAGTGAGCTCGTGAAATGTTTGAAAGTTCGCAGATTCACCATATTTCAACTCCTGAAATAAATTGGAGCTGAATTGAGTATCACATGATCATATATAGGATCCTCATAATAGGACCATACACAGTTGGTAAGGCATTATATATAGTGTAATGATTATTGTTAGATAGAAGAAATTTATAATAGCAATATGAAAAAGCAGACAGGTTCAACAAAGTATAGCATAAAAAGGTGCTTTTGTGGTAGATCAAGTTATCTAGGATTGAAAGGAGTGCAGTAGATAGAAACTAGCTTGGAAAAAGTGGTTCTCCTACAATTTCTGTAAAAGTAATCTGAATGTCGAAGCGAATAAGTAATGTTCATGTGTCAAGATGGGTTATACTACATACCACTGGCTGAAACCACGACACATTAAGTTCCCTCACGTTGATTAGACTGCCTATTAAAGTGGATGTCGTCTTGTCAAAGTCGGATCCGAAACGTGTTCCACTAATCGATGCTTCAACGAGGGAATCCATTCGACAAACCAATGCATCAGTATGGTGCCCACTTCTGCAGTCAACAATGGCCAAACTCTTGATCGTGCTGGAGACGATCTCCTTCAGATCCTCGAAGATGCAAGCCTTGAGCTCCATGGCTTCCAAGACGGGGCACCATGAGCGGATGCACTCGCCGAAGCCGCCGTCCAAAACCACGCCGGAAAGATGCAATCTCTTGAGGCGGCTAGCCGAGGAGGTGCCGAGGAGAGGCAGCTtgaacgcgacggcggcgactccgACGGCGATCTCCAGCGCGGCGGGCCGGTACCGGAAGCCGCGGAGGATCCATCTCTCCATCTGCCGCCCGTGATGCTGCTGAGTAGCCGTGATGCGCTGGAAGTTTGGGAGATGGAGGCGGAACCTGTCCAGGAACGGCGCGTTGTGGGCGAAGAGCAGGCTGGTGGTGAAGTTCTCCAGCCTCTCCCACctctcggtgatggtggcgccgccgccgccgccggccgtggccGGCCGGTACTCGTCGCCGTCGATGTTGAGGCACGGCATGGACAGCCAcagcccgcgccaccgccgcgacagCACGCACGTCCGCACGGCCTGCCGCGCCGAGAGGAAGGACATGACCGTGTGGAGGAGGCAGTCCGGCAGCGCGCTCAggcggtcgccgtcgtcgtcggcgtacGGCTGCTTCATCGCCGGCGTTCGTTCGTTGGGGTCGTATTCTCCTCTctgtttgtttctttctttctttccagaGATGCAGGCGCGCGCGCGTTGCCACCGCTAGATCGCGGAAGAAGACGGTagggtttggactttggaccCGTGGAACGCACGGTGGCCGATCAGATGAGAGTTTCCGGCTTGCTCGGGAactcgagggaaggggattgggagtttacacgaggaaATTGATGATAaaattaagatgggaatttgatttttaatcataATATCTTGTTTGGCAGAGGcgatggaaattgatagggagtttagttggagactAGATCAGTAATAAAAACGGATGGGtgagatttgcttagacaaagtaaaggaggaattccctcccaattaactgcccctacccaggtattgaaaaggagggagttccttcctcaattctcTATcctcatcccaccaaaatttccatgtctcccaaccaaacaaaacacttagTAGCCTCAATCCCTCTTGAAAACTCTCTCCAACCAAACGGGCTGTTCTTGGCCTCCGCAGTTTTTGCACGGTATGGAGAACTGAGTCAATGCAAATCCAGAGCAAAAATAACCCGGTGTCCCACTTATGACATCATTATCACAGCTAAAAATTTTTGTTTATGGACAATTAAATTTCTAATGTTATACTCCTTCCCTACTATGGTATAACaacagatttatagtattagaatgtgtctTATGTTGTACTAGGTTGttttattttgagacgaaggTAGTATGTATGAAGCAATTTTATGTTTAACAATTTGTAGTACTGTTAAAAGTAAAGTTGTCTTactttcctccccttctccacgGCAGGCAACGCGCTCCTACACGTAGCATTTATAGGTAACTACCAAATATTTTATCCCTAATCTTCTTATAGTCATTGCTACTTATAGCCCGTTACAACGTAGGACATGCTACTAAGTTTTGTGAACAATCGAACCTAGCTTATATCAAAGCCATGCCATAAAAACAAAATCAAGGATGGCCTAAATGTAACTCAAACACGATATGTTCGATGTAAGGATTGAGATTTCTGTTTACGATCAAATTTGGTACTACTGATATTGACAAATTCAAATGCAAAATTGATCTGACCGGACCCCTGGAGGTCTATCCGGATCCCTAATTTTAAGTGTGATGATGGATGGGGGATGTCAAACAAACCTGGGgtaaagttgagggacgacAGGTGAACTTTATTCCTAGAAAATTGGGCCTACTTATGGCTGAATCTAACTAATGGACCGGACCAAATGCAGTGGGGCGGAACAGGAATTCCGATGTCATCACTCTCGTTTATCCAACCCACAATGGATGATAATGTAACCACCCAGGACACTTCATGTCGGATAAAcaaacaattttgctatatatttgtatacATTTGGGCATACAATTGGTAAAAAACAATTCAAAAGTGACATACCAACAAGCTGCACGCGAATACAACTCAAACAATTTAATGTCTTGTGAGGATGATTGTGCTGTTCTCAAGTTCTGTCGAATTGCACAGTAAAAGTTCAATCACATCTTTGATATTGTCGTTTTTATATGCGATCTTGATAAGCTTAAAAGTACTGAAACGCCAAAACTGTCACGTTTTCGTGCTCGGGAGAAATCAGGGTCCTATTTGCCCTTGCCATTATTTTCCTCTTTCTCGAATTATTTGGAATCTGTGAGAGCATCACACACGAACACCGTGAGAAGATAAACCAAGTAGCCAACAAAATGGAGAGTAACAAGACAAACAGAAATAAGAGAAAACTAGTACCTTGCAGTTCTGCAATATTGCTTTCTCCATATGAGGAGCATTCTCCAGAAAACTCAACAATATATCTAGATTTTTGTCCAGATCACATGCATCGAAGCACAAGGTAGTCAGTTTGTGAAACGTCGGAACATTTGTAGAGTTGTCAGAATGCTTCTCCTGTAATAAAATTGGAGAACAATTGAGTATGACATTATGAAGTAGGTCTCAAAAAGTATAGTATATCAGTAAAAGGATATTATCcaagaaatatgaaaaaataaatatattttgggacataagaaaaaaaatataatggcaATATAAAAAACTACACAAGAGAAAACAAAAGCTGGAAGCTTAGTGATATGATAGATAgagctactctctccgtttcagttTATAAATCGTTTAAACTTTGATCAAGTTTACAGGTCATACTTCTACTCTTGAAAGGAAAGACGAGTTAGGATGCTCTCGCGACAGGTTAGGCGACTAGACGCACCCGCGCCGGCGGCCTCTTCGGTTCCGGCGGCCACCTCCGGtgagctccctctctctctccttctcccctttCTCCCCCACATCCACATCATGACCAGATCCTTTAAGTCCAGACACTCACCCccgccatcgtcgtcatcgCTCATCCCTGTCCCTGTCGCCCTCCCTgtttttctcctctccctcagATCCACCAGCGTCCTTAGCTTCCCCAACCCTAGAGCTTTTCCCCCCGGGTCAGACCACGTCTCCAGTGCTCCCTAGGCCGGCGACTGCACCTTGGGCTGTCTCCTCTCCAGGGGATTCGGTTCAAGATTTGGTTGAGGTCAGCACAGGCAAGGTTCTCAATGCAGATCTGCTCAATCCCGGGTccggcgctgctgctgcgctcGCTCTGTCCCTTCAAGGTCATGGTTCGCCGAAAGCAGGTGCTCAGGGATTTAAGCGCCTTTACTCTGAGGTGCTCTCCGCTCCTCTTCGTCCTCCAGCTGCTAGTACCTCCCTCTTAACTTCGTTGCAGCCACCATCCTCCCCTATGAAGCCTACAAGCTCGCCTGCTGCAGCTGTAAAGGATTTCAAGATCCTCAAGAGTGGGCGAAGAGTTGAGTTGTCTTCTCAAAATCTTTCAGCTTCCAGGCAAGGTACAGGAGGCATTCAAGTGAATTCAGATTCTTGGAAAGAGGTCAGAGGgaagcactggtggagaaaatCCTCTGCATTCAATCCTCCCAACAACAAAGAGTATCTGCAGTCAAGGAGGGCGCGCTTCCTGCAGCATATGGAAGGTAAATGCTTCTGGTGTCTGAGCACAGAGCATCAAGTGTTTGATTGTAGAGATCCTCTTCGCTGTTGGCGATGTTTGAATTTCGGTCATCGAGCTTCCAGCTGTAGCAAGAAAGCTGACTATAAATCCCCTTCGGTTCCCCATGGGCTATCCACTGCAGCTTTCCCCCCTTTGGCTCCACTTCGCTTCCCTCCCCGCTCCATCCCCACTCCCTCCAATCCTCTCGCCATGGATGATCTAACCGCTCGTCCTCTTCTTGATTCCGTTGTGATGTCTGCCACTGGTGAAATTGAGAGGAACAGAGAGCGCTTCTCAGCCCGTTCTCTTGTGGCTTGGCAAGTGGGGGCGAATGAAGGAAAGGTTGAGCTCAACACTTTTGCAGACGATGTCCGCTCAGCTTTTCGCATCAGGTGCGCTGACATTCAGTTCACCAAGTTTCACCCGGAAGACTTCTTCATCACTTGTTCAAATCAGAGTGACCACGATGCAATTCTTCGTTAGCCCAGGCTCTCTACTGCCTCTGGCAGAGTGTACCTCTTTCGTCCCTGGGACGAGAGCCTGCATGGTACCGAGGCACGGTTTTGCTACCGCGCTCGCATCTGCATTGAGGGCATCCCAATGGCCGCACTGAAGAAGCCGCGACCAAGATAATCGGGCGCAAGTGCTCGGTTCAATATGTTGAAGAATACTCCCGCCGGCGCAACTACAGCTGCACCTATGATCTTTGGATTTGGACTGATGAGCCCAGGGCAATCCCTCGTGGTGGCACTTTCGCCATCACTTCTGCTGATGAGGAAGGTCTGTCCACGGACATTCCTCTGCCGGACTTGGAGCCGCTTCGCAACCCGCCGCCGTCAGACACAAAGAAGGGGTGGACCTACAATGTCCTCGTTCATGTGGATACTCTTGAAGACCTCCTCACTCGCAAAGCCCATGCCTATAAGTGGGAGTATGATGTCCAAGATGACGGTACTCGATATAGAGAGTATCCTCTGCCTTGTAGAGCTGAGCCTGATCCTTCAAGAGGGCCGactgatgatgacgacgacaaaGACAGAGACAAGCCAAGTAGGTCCCATCACAGGAGTCGCTCCCTGTGGGATCGGCTTGGGCGCCGATCCTCAAGCTGCAGCAGAGAGCCAGAGAGAGATGACGGCCGGCGTCAGGGCAATGAAGACAGGGGGCGCCCGCGCAACCGGGAACGCTCGGGTCCTCGTAGCAGAAGCGGTCGGTCTAGGGAGCCAAGTGAGGGGCAGGGAGATGTCCTTTCCGTTCTGGAGAGTCATCTTGACCCAATGTTGCATGAGGCGTCCGTGCAGCATTCCATCTACTCACCAGACAATGCTCCTCCCCGTGTGGCTTCTCCTGTTTTTGTACTTTCTTCTTTTGCAGAACAGGGGACTCCGCATACCAATGGGGTGGCGACGGATGTGCAGACTCAAGCCGGGCTGGTGGCGAGGCAGGGCAACAGGGTGGAAGAGTTCATCTCTGCTCTCTCGACTCCTCTTCAGCAGCCGCTGCTACCTGCTCCCGACGTCAATGCTCGTTGTCCAAGCTATGCTAAGGTGACAATTCCTGCCATCTCCTCGGCGCAACGCCACAGTAAGCGCCTCCTTCGCAAGAAGCGGGCGGGAGCAAAACTTGAAACTCTTGCTCAAGAAATCCTGTCAAATAAGTTTTGCATTTTGGATGATCATGCTTCCTTTGATGATAACATCAAAAAGATTTATTTGCAGCGCTACAGGAAGCCTCTCTCTCCATCCTCCTTGAAGACAATCGCTGAGCTCGTGGAGAAGGGGGGATGCAAGACCATCCGTCTGAAGGCTGCAAAGAAGAAGGTGGCGGTCGCGCCCCTGTGAGCAGAACGCCTCAGGATGAAGATGGGCTGCACAACACCCATGAAGAGCCTTTTGTGCTTGACCTACTTCTGCCTGTTGCTTGCTGTGTTAAAGCAGAGTTGTAGCGTCACCTTTTGCCTGTGTTTCTTCCAGTTTGGCTGGTTGTGTTTCGGCAAAAGCTTTGTTCCTTTCCTCATCAACCAAAGATGTAGTTGCAGCAGCTCATGTTTCAATGTCACAAGACAATGTCTACCTGTTTAATTGGAATGTTAGGGGCCTGAATTCAAAGGCGAAGCAAGACGCCGTGAAAATTATTTTgcaataatatggtgctactaTTGTTTGTCTCCAAGAAACTAAGATTGCCTCTTTAAATGATCGTGTTGTTCTCAGCAGTTTGGGCCAAAATTTTGTGCGGCAATGTGTGGCCCTTCCGGCGGACGGCACCAAGGGTGGTCTGTTGCTAGCTTGCAATGAAAATTTCTTTTCTCCTTCTGATGTTATCCTTGGACAATACTCTCTGTCTGCAACTGTGACCATGCGAGAAGAGGGGCTACAGTGGTCAATCACAGTTGTGTATGGGCCTCAACTAGAAGCTGACAAAGTGGTTTTTCTCTCAGAGATAGAGAGCCTGCAGCCCTCCATGAAATCTGAATGGCTGATCATCGGTGATTTTAATCTCATCTATAAAGCCTCTGACAAAAACAACGATCGCCTAAATAGACGAATGATGCAGCGCTTTCGTGGTCTGCTAGACAAAATTCAGGTTAAGGAGCTTCAACTCCCTGGTCGTCGTTTTACTTGGGCAGGGGAAGGTGCAAACCCAACTTAAACCAAGATCGACCGTGCTTTTGTCACAACTGACTGGGATTTAATGTTTGAGGGTTCCAATTTGTATCCTTTGTCTTCAGCATGTTCAGATCATGCGCCTCTCCTTCTGGTAGGAAATGAGAAATGATCGAAATTCCCAAGCTTCAGATTTGAATCTTTTTGGCTCAAAATTCCTGGGTTCTTGGAAGCAGTGCAAGACTCATGGCAACGGCCGATCCTTGCCACTAATTGCCTAGCTATTTTCCGCATCAAACTTCGACGTCTCGCTCGAGATTTAAAGGGATGGAGTCGGAGCCAAGTGGGTGACATTAAGTTACAACTTGCGGTTGCATCTGAAGTGGTCTTTCAGCTGGACGTAGCTCAGGAAACTAGGACCTTGTCAGACGATGAGCGCCTCCTGGTGTCTAACCTCAAAAATAGGATTCTGGCTTTATCAGTTCTAAACAAAATCCAGATCAGACAACGCTCTAGGCAGACCTGGATCAAAGAGGGAGATgttaattcaaaattttttcacATCAAGGCCAATtccagaagaagaaaaaattttATTCAATCCTTGCACACGCCATCTGGGATTGCAATTTCAGCACAAGACAAAGAAGAGGAACTGCTGCGTTTCTTCAAGGAAAGAATTGGAACTCGTTTTCAAAGAACGTCAGGGATTAACTGGAACATGATGGATTTGCTCTCCCTGGACCTTGGCGATTTAGAATAAGACATCACAGaagaagaactgaagaaaacTGTTTTCTCAATGCCACCCGAGAAGGCTCCGGGGCCGGATGGGTTCATTGGTGCTTTTTTCAAATCAGCGTGGGAGATCATTAAAGAAGATTTGTTATCGGCAGTAAGATCGTTTTTTGATCTTAACACTTTGCGGCTAAaggaactaaactcagccttCATTTGTCTCCTTCCCAAAAAAGAAGATGCTTTGGGAGCTGAACAGTATCGACCGATAAGCCTAATCCATAGTTTCTCTAAGataatttccaaaattttggcaaacaGGCTAGCGCCAAGACTGTGTGAGCTTGTCTCCCCCAACCAGAGTGCCTTCGTTCGAAAAAGGGCTATCCATGATAATTTCGTCTTCGTAAAAAACATGGTACAATATTTACATAGAACGAAGAAAACGAGTCTGTTTATCAAAATTGACATCGCCAAAGCTTTTGACACGGTTTGTTGGCCCTACCTTCTTGATGTGCTTCATCAGTTTGGATTTGGAACTCGTTGGCTAAACTGGATTTCCAATTTACTTGCAACCTCTTCCTCCCAAGTGCTTCTCAATGGATCTCCGGGGCAATCAATAAACCATGTCCGAGGCCTTAGACAAGGGGATCCGCTCTCGCCGATGTTGTTCATCCTAGCAATGGAACCTTTTCATCGAATTCTTAAGGCGGCTGAAAATGCATCACTTCTCTCTCCAATGGGTGGGAGTTTTGACAGATTCAGGTGCTCCCTGTATGCAGACGACGTGGCAGTTTTTGTGAAGCCTCACGCTTCAGACTTATCGGTGCTTATGAGACTCCTAACTTTCTTTGCGCAAACCTCTGGCCTTCACACAAACATCAGTAAGACAGAGATCTACCCGATCAGATGTGAAAACATCAACCTCGTATCTCTTCTTGCAAATTTCCCTGGAATGGTAAAGCAATTCCCTTGTCGCTACCTTGGCCTGCCACTCCATATCCGAAAGCTAAGGAAAATCGACTTCCTACCGCTAATCGAAAAAATTGGCTTGCGAATTCCTGGCTGGAAAGGGAGGTTCTTTACTTCAGCCGGAAGGAAAACGCTGGTCCAATCGGTCCTAAGCTCTATGCCAATTCATCACTTCACCGCATTGCAAGTGCCCAAATGGGTGATAAAAAGAATTGATCGCTTTAGGAGATCTTTTCTTTGGAAAGGAGAAGACCCTGACAAAACCAACCCAGGCAGCAGTTTAGTTAATTGGCAGACGGTGTGTAAGCCAAAAGTTTTGGGTGGTTTGGGCATCCTGGATTTAGAGAGGTTTTCGCGAGCCTTTCGTCTTCGTTGGCTTTGGCTCGGTTGGAAGGATGAAAACAAACCATGGGCTGGCATGAGCGTTCCCTGTGATGATACAGATAAAAGGTTGTTTCAGGCAGCAACGACAATTGAGCTAGGTAATGGCGCAAAAACAAGCTTTTGGCATGACAATTGGCTACAAAACAGCAGCCCaaaagacattgcaccactgtGTTTCAAGTTGgcaaaaagaaagcaaaaaagcGTCCATCAAGAGCTCCATAACAATAACTGGCTGATCTCTTTCAGGCAAATAACATCAGTAGAAGAAATCCACGAACTTGTTCACTTTGGGAGCATGCTTCAGGGAGTCCTGCTTACCCCGCGTCTTGATGACATCTCTTGGAACTGGAATGAATCCAAAGTTTACACAAGTAAGAGTGCTTATCTTTTCCAATATCAAGGATCTTTTGTTTCCTTAGATTTCTCTTCGCTCTGGAAGGCGCCGGCTGAGCCGAAACTTAAATTTTTTGGCTGGCTAGTCCTCCACCAGAAAACTCTTATGGCTCAAAACTTGTTGAGAAGACACTGGCCGTGCAATTGGATTTGTAGTTTATGCACAAGCGCCTTTGAAGACACTAATCATCTGTTTAGCGAATGCCCCTTCTTCAAGGAAGTTTCGTCTCTAGTTACTTCCTGGCAACATTTACCTACAAACAATGTTGGCCTCTCTGTTGGAACCTCTGATTGGTGGGCCCAAATCGATTGCGTGGGATCGAAGGAGCAAAAGAAGGCGATGAGAGGAGCTCTGCTTACCACTTAGTGGAATGTTTGGTTAGAAAGAAACAGGAGAATTTTCAACAACATTTCAATCTTAGAGAGAGCAGTGGCATATATAGTAAAACAAGATCTTGATCTCCGTTGCTCGGCTTTTAGGCTTCCATAGTTTCTTTTGTTTCGTGCTGTGTATTGTTGTACcgttttcttttaattttctggACTGAACTGGTTTTGTACtgttttttcttccttctaATTAAATTCCGGCAGATCTCCTGCCGTTGTTctcctcagaaaaaaaaactttgatcaaagtcaaaattgATTCAAgttaatagaaaaaatagtaatatttttaactcaagacaaatatattatgaaaatatattcaattatagatttaatggaactaatttagtgtcataaatattactatatttatcta
This window of the Oryza sativa Japonica Group chromosome 4, ASM3414082v1 genome carries:
- the LOC107280743 gene encoding MEIOTIC F-BOX protein MOF-like; its protein translation is MKQPYADDDGDRLSALPDCLLHTVMSFLSARQAVRTCVLSRRWRGLWLSMPCLNIDGDEYRPATAGGGGGATITERWERLENFTTSLLFAHNAPFLDRFRLHLPNFQRITATQQHHGRQMERWILRGFRYRPAALEIAVGVAAVAFKLPLLGTSSASRLKRLHLSGVVLDGGFGECIRSWCPVLEAMELKACIFEDLKEIVSSTIKSLAIVDCRSGHHTDALVCRMDSLVEASISGTRFGSDFDKTTSTLIGSLINVRELNVSWFQPVELKYGESANFQTFHELTTLNIYECDLGQNLHILLSFLQNTPNLKKVILQNCEISGHSRKRKRTPRANRNQIHSKRRSLITSKSEISKIMKMTYEDDGVSDLIELLLRNWRKLEDHTIIITKI
- the LOC107280599 gene encoding uncharacterized protein, which gives rise to MKPTSSPAAAVKDFKILKSGRRVELSSQNLSASRQGTGGIQVNSDSWKEVRGKHWWRKSSAFNPPNNKEYLQSRRARFLQHMEGHPNGRTEEAATKIIGRKCSVQYVEEYSRRRNYSCTYDLWIWTDEPRAIPRGGTFAITSADEEGLSTDIPLPDLEPLRNPPPSDTKKGWTYNVLVHVDTLEDLLTRKAHAYKWEYDVQDDGTRYREYPLPCRAEPDPSRGPTDDDDDKDRDKPSRSHHRSRSLWDRLGRRSSSCSREPERDDGRRQGNEDRGRPRNRERSGPRSRSGRSREPSEGQGDVLSVLESHLDPMLHEASVQHSIYSPDNAPPRVASPVFVLSSFAEQGTPHTNGVATDVQTQAGLVARQGNRVEEFISALSTPLQQPLLPAPDVNARCPSYAKRYRKPLSPSSLKTIAELVEKGGCKTIRLKAAKKKVAVAPL